Proteins encoded within one genomic window of Oncorhynchus masou masou isolate Uvic2021 chromosome 1, UVic_Omas_1.1, whole genome shotgun sequence:
- the asb6 gene encoding ankyrin repeat and SOCS box protein 6 translates to MSILVLSFCSSVLAQAAESGTSAKSMPFLHGFRRIIYEYQPLVDAVLCVVGLEEGTSTGERSRSPEDEDSLCGSLVELLEKESQSAVFEEGISYALFKVAERGLVCAAEVLLRYGADLNFEDPVSYYNPLHIAVLRNRPIMVRLLAGHGADINKRDRIHESSPLDLASEEAERLPCMCTLLDMGADVNARDKNGKSPLLHALASSDGLTVHNTENIRLLLQRGADVHAATLDGETAVSSLVFLVKEALEGSVEDAAEIGRFCLRATRLLLAHGADPSCCLTPDGEEDGEPSLTVTSLEHFDRLFPLAVLLLQSGASFHCSRHGPSCWTGYRLIFQRLQMALLDCSDAEQAAELLEQAEDLLDLARVSSPSLALPLDLPMPDQDPNAQTLRDLHRRVVEQETSPPPLRCLCRAFIRDHLQPWPLDNRVKALPLPDRLKEYLLPEHTLSPKPGWDCFKPQRTLR, encoded by the exons ATGTCAATTCTTGTTCTGTCGTTCTGCTCCAG TGTTCTAGCGCAAGCAGCAGAGAGTGGCACATCAGCCAAGAGCATGCCTTTCCTCCATGGCTTTCGCAGGATTATATATGAGTATCAGCCCCTGGTAGACGCCGTGCTGTGTGTTGTTGGTCTGGAGGAAGGGACAAGCACTGGAGAGAG GAGCCGTAGCCCGGAGGATGAGGACAGTCTATGCGGGTCTTTAGTGGAGCTACTGGAGAAGGAGTCCCAGTCAGCTGTGTTTGAGGAGGGGATCAGCTATGCTCTGTTTAAGGTTGCTGAACGGGGACTAGTCTGTGCAGCAGAAGTCCTTCTACGATATGGAGCAGATCTCAACTTTGAGG ACCCTGTGTCTTATTACAACCCACTGCACATTGCTGTACTGAGGAACAGGCCGATTATGGTGAGGTTGCTGGCTGGACATGGAGCTGACATTAACAAGCGAGATCGG ATCCATGAAAGTAGCCCCTTGGATCTCGCCAGTGAAGAGGCAGAGAGACTGCCTTGTATGTGCACACTGCTGGACATGGGTGCTGACGTGAATGCAAGAGATAAAAATG GAAAATCACCCTTGCTACATGCCCTAGCTAGCAGTGATGGACTCACTGTGCATAACACAGAAAACATCCGGCTGCTACTTCAGAGAG GTGCAGATGTTCATGCTGCCACACTGGATGGAGAGACGGCTGTATCCTCGCTGGTCTTTCTGGTGAAGGAGGCTCTGGAGGGCTCTGTGGAGGATGCAGCTGAGATCGGCCGCTTCTGTCTGAGGGCCACGCGGCTGCTTCTGGCCCACGGGGCTGACCCCAGCTGCTGCCTTACCCCCGacggggaggaggatggggaaccCTCCCTGACAGTGACCAGCCTGGAGCACTTTGATCGGCTCTTTCCCCTGGCAGTGTTGCTGCTGCAGAGTGGTGCCTCCTTCCACTGCTCTCGCCACGGACCCTCCTGCTGGACAGGCTACAGGCTGATATTCCAGAGGCTCCAGATGGCCCTGCTGGACTGTTCTGATGCAGAGCAGGCGGCTGAGCTCCTGGAGCAGGCTGAGGACCTCCTGGACTTGGCCCGGGTGTCCTCCCCAAGTCTGGCCCTGCCCCTGGACCTGCCTATGCCAGACCAAGACCCCAATGCACAGACATTGCGGGACCTCCATCGGCGTGTGGTGGAGCAGGAGACCAGCCCTCCCCCCCTGCGCTGCCTCTGCAGGGCCTTCATCCGGGATCACCTGCAGCCCTGGCCCCTGGACAACAGGGTGAAGGCTCTGCCTTTACCTGACAGACTGAAGGAGTACCTGCTTCCCGAACACACCCTGAGCCCCAAGCCAGGATGGGACTGCTTCAAGCCCCAGCGTACCCTGCGCTGA